From a single Parambassis ranga chromosome 2, fParRan2.1, whole genome shotgun sequence genomic region:
- the LOC114446033 gene encoding striated muscle preferentially expressed protein kinase-like isoform X5 — MKKIWSKKRFQRTGHSTRTFGRFTHDSETTEDETTEPQMETKEGAGRHQDKAGRRGPSGEGGRMMDYNPDASDRRATLPGTYDPVVERELRALGSRPPGPHLDPTNPARTHTADESEGLSPHSQPPLSTHKNSISAQKQEVEPSQTGQSSGVNSVVMTPKLARAGPKIFDKVRAFEERRGSVDLPRVALSLELDDSGKKSGGPSKEESRILEGAAQKRAAFKQRASSLEDRTSYSQKVQTYQSKFAEELQRIKKLVGKPSLKKAYSTEQLSNKDRLNAGKLEPIPPQVVKKLEARDRALEERKDGEKEGAGLGNHSNIPGKDKMTQPGSLGKPGDNSSQGSTGKISVTMETPPVHQLPRQPLPTATRTSLIRETIQSLQAADKDTLAASSHKSSSSSRDHKADHRSPSPTGNTSCPKNLREPGFQCPPKPPRNTPSASPSISPLLKKRKAEVGRTSPALKVNIPTILVEDEPMEMEKATDRSRRRDGRLRKNSRGRSAQPRSPEEGSSSDDSYLSADEEPAEAPRFETPLKDTTEPGGSKVMLKCIISGNPAPTVTWRKNNMEIRSDAFHVVKSEGEQHSLLIKEMRPNNVGSYCVTAVNTAGRSSCSAQLHIQSDVSSTVQSDEEYLSPQEEAMEVRDSPCLTKRVHFKEPPLFQVVPCDQGVTEGQDVVISAKIRGQPKPIVHWFKDGVTVKTTGRFALRETEDDASEMRISSAQRSDAGIYVCKIVNEYGFKQAECRVDVRAPETQKTLKITQEVNDVAVRAGESAMFECYITGPPDVDVDWLSNGKLIQPALLNCKMHFDGKRCRLMLNSMHEDDSGTYTCKLSTAKEELTSSANLRVTPSKEPLFTRKLDILEVIEGRTARFDCKVSGLPAPRVTWMHFETPVEESDNVRILQEGGRHSLVIAHVSSDTEGFFTAVAENFHGKSECTAELYMQEPRAAITSHMAKLEKMPSIPEEPEMLENEVEKRTMPDFFKPLADVEVIEGKEAVLKCKVAGMPYPTISWYHNGKRIESSEDRKMTQYRDVHNLVIRNACHAHGGVYKAVIANKVGKAACYAHLYVTGIVPDPPDGPPVIEAITGKTITLSWKRPKRLDPSFDAGSLLYVVQQQPLGSIQWSVVVSNIRETNYTVTSLSKGVRYAFRVLTSTGKTLSKPSPATDLVQLLDRGPYMRKAPVITEKPDVVYVVENQPANITITLNHAHAAVTWKRRGVVLVSRPGMYEMSMPDDDQHTLKVQRVRSTDVGQLVVTASNQFGSDLCTIQLAMAVAPKFESIMEDVELHVGETSRLAVVVEGKPDPDILWYKDDSLLCESSHFTFVYDDPEYSLVILNAQPEHSGVYTCTAKNLAGSNSCKAELTVHTERQEAAEPMEDEGTILRKMRRLTDYYHIHKEIGRGAFSYVKKVTQKKGKAEFAAKFICARGKRKALALREMDLLSELDNERILYFQDAFEKKNVVVLITELCHEELLERMAKKTTVMELEIRSSVQQVLEGLRYLNQKNIIHLDIKPENILMASPASDHIRICDFGNALKLGASEDYYCKYGTPEYVAPEIVNQTPVSIATDIWPVGVITYLCLTGVSPFAGENDRATALNIRNYNVAFEESMFSDLCKEAKGFVIKLLVVDRLRPSAVECLRHPWFKSPTNKSISTAMLKQVLSRRRWQRSLISYKSKMVMRSIPELLSDSSSHVSIAVARHLKEGSPPPSSSSDSDADVDELPFIPMPLSMVFSGSRVSLNEIPGDEDVTGADGTRKNIAVVGTSGGTSKRMKDEEEIPNEERIEKTNRVPLQKGSSVESDESQTKARRATMRRGSSADSALLLHIDPEEENADQASEASSKNLKKAVSMELPNRSPSPGAAKLSQEDYALKLELMRQRLLRGGNVDKKMSGLRGPLFETLGIEDERQTGSLDRNLRRSRTAESTLTRAASSESTGEDMPKTKVFRKSASFTQGDSEPMPLHRRFGAPLEIPSVSNGSVDGKKLQEAISMSALTEQSTLESAPGRSDQQQKHRVKEQDGKTRTKTEPEHADKVEPESRSPSVITPIIVIEEEDEVEESKRNQVLHIHEKEITQTPPAANESADTSPEHPAVFSKVATADQSPGSVSSSSNSDLPTIARQPVLRTDIKDIDSEEVFEARFKKRESSLTRGLRKLTRNKSEERSPVLNRKAAEGEEVYRPGPRGAPLEMVSKGLQEKSKSVQDLREEDKETGLGLIGRLSLRAKRSTSVEKKGEKPKEEKQESAANKRVSWAVGRSKSLDTKELDERKAEESSVSAMRRKFESKVAGISAKIRTQSEERKDKDSKGSQKELLQKDSNKVTDSPVLAMRQKFENKVAEISSKIRSQSEERKGDAEGRSTPLFSRHRHSHSEGRGLKGMGIPENQLATQTSAAASKESVDSTSSIQSEKTSESDRRSRWDRWGRTRSRKEKTPSQSDLPSSVPKEETKNEEFIRSASDFAPVFHIKLKDHILLEGESVTLSCLPAGSPPPEITWMKDRKPLEVDDRISLISHPDGRQLLMIMKSNHKDAGVFECVAINQIATITTSCTLSIACHPKRPGTPEVPQTYNNTALVLWKPADTKSPCSYTLERKTEGDSKWLTVATGVADCYYNITDLPQGGTFRFRVSCVNKAGQGPYSNWSAPVNLDTSGGGATPVVAIVKTVPEPIVTSSVTVPPLKPVQNNTPRTTVSITTSTSTPSLSPKMAVTPTPPHSHPSSPSANPPSPSGGTALEKLSSVLPSSPTVKAPPPFVLPKPQSPVNVVTPMTQTPPTLVTPPSTPTKPAAVPTYVPTNTTAHVAPTPVSFTPQVLQTSSLSPIGEGASTPTRGTPSGRATPSTALRQGVPQKPYTFLEEKGRGRFGVIRECRENATGKIYMAKIIPYTQDNKQDVLKEYEILKSLHNEKIMALHEAYVTPRYLVLVAEYCTGKELLFSLIDRFRYSEDDVVGYLVQILQGVEYLHSRRVLHLDLKSDNIMVTNLNAIKIVDFGSAQSFNPLSLKHQDSGAGTLEYMAPEMVKGEVVGPPADIWTVGVVTYIMLSGRLPFEDKDPQKVETKILMAKFDPTKLYSNVSQSASAFLKKMLSSYPWARPTTRDCFTHAWLQDSYLMKLRRQTLTFTSGRLKEFLVEQQCRRTEDATKHKVLLRTYQSSPQSPGSGTAPHIPSSK; from the exons atgaagaaaatctGGTCCAAGAAGAGATTTCAG AGAACTGGGCATTCCACGCGGACATTTGGCAGATTTACCCATG ACTCTGAGACCACAGAGGACGAGACCACAGAGCCTCAGATGGAAACCAAAGAAGGGGCCGGGAGGCACCAAGACAAGGCTGGCCGAAGAGGACCTTCGG GTGAGGGAGGAAGGATGATGGACTATAACCCCGATGCTTCAGACCGCAGGGCCACCCTACCCGGCACCTATGACCCCGTGGTGGAGCGAGAGCTTCGCGCCCTTGGCTCCCGCCCTCCAGGCCCTCACTTGGACCCCACAAACCCAGCCAG GACTCATACTGCTGATGAATCAGAGGGACTCTCCCCCCACTCCCAGCCACCtctcagcacacacaaaaacagcatcaGTGCCCAAAAACAAGAAGTGGAACCCTCTCAGACAGGCCAGTCATCTGGTGTTAACAGTGTTGTCATGACACCCAAACTGGCTCGTGCTGGACCCAAGATCTTCGACAAGGTTCGGGCTTTTGAGGAGCGAAGGGGGAGTGTGGATCTGCCAAGAGTGGCACTGTCCTTAGAGTTAGACGACAGTGGAAAAAAGTCAGGAGGCCCCAGCAAAGAGGAGAGCCGGATCCTGGAGGGAGCAGCTCAGAAAAGAGCTGCATTTAAGCAACGGGCTTCTTCTCTAGAGGACAGGACGAGCTACTCCCAGAAGGTCCAGACATACCAAAGCAAGTTTGCAGAGGAGCTCCAGAGGATCAAGAAACTTGTGGGGAAGCCAAGCTTGAAGAAGGCATATTCAACTGAGCAGCTGTCAAACAAAGATAGGCTGAATGCAGGGAAACTAGAGCCCATTCCTCCTCAAGTAGTTAAAAAGCTAGAGGCAAGGGATCGAGccctggaggagagaaaagatggGGAGAAGGAAGGAGCAGGTCTGGGGAATCACAGTAACATCCCTGGAAAGGATAAGATGACACAGCCAGGTTCACTAGGGAAACCAGGGGATAACTCATCACAAGGAAGCACAGGGAAAATctctgttaccatggagacaccACCAGTTCACCAGTTACCAAGGCAACCATTGCCAACAGCCACGAGGACAAGCCTCATCAG GGAAACCATACAGAGCTTGCAGGCAGCTGACAAAGACACACTGGCTGCCTCATCACACAAATCTTCATCCTCTTCCAGAGACCACAAAGCAGACCACAGATCACCGAGCCCAACAGGGAACACGTCATGCCCAAAAAATTTAAGGGAACCAGGGTTCCAGTGTCCACCCAAGCCCCCCCGCAACACCCCGTCAGCTTCTCCTTCCATCAGCCCGCTCCTAAAAAAGAGGAAGGCGGAGGTGGGGCGGACATCTCCAGCCCTAAAAGTGAATATCCCTACCATCCTGGTGGAGGATGAACCCATGGAGATGGAAAAGGCCACcgacaggagcaggaggagggatggTAGACTTCGCAAAAACAGCAGGGGTCGCTCTGCTCAACCCAGGTCTCCAGAGGAAG GGAGCTCGTCTGACGACTCCTACCTCTCTGCTGACGAGGAGCCAGCCGAGGCCCCAAGGTTTGAGACGCCTCTGAAGGACACCACAGAACCTGGTGGCTCTAAGGTGATGCTGAAATGTATCATCAGTGGCAACCCAGCCCCCACAG TAACATGGAGGAAAAATAACATGGAGATCCGGAGCGATGCCTTCCATGTAGTTAAATCAGAGGGCGAGCAGCACAGTCTACTGATAAAGGAGATGAGGCCGAACAACGTGGGGTCGTACTGCGTCACAGCTGTCAACACAGCGGGCAGATCGTCCTGCAGCGCCCAGCTTCACATCCAatcag ATGTCAGCAGTACAGTCCAGTCAGATGAGGAGTACCTGAGTCCGCAGGAGGAGGCGATGGAGGTTAGGGACTCACCTTGTCTGACGAAAAGGGTCCACTTCAAAGAGCCTCCCTTATTTCAA GTGGTGCCATGTGACCAGGGAGTAACTGAAGGTCAAGATGTTGTCATCTCGGCGAAGATCAGAGGGCAGCCCAAACCAATTGTTCACTG GTTTAAGGACGGAGTCACAGTGAAGACAACAGGGCGCTTTGCTCTGAGAGAAACAGAGGATGACGCCAGTGAAATGAGAATCAGCTCAGCTCAGAGGTCAGACGCAGGGATTTATGTTTGCAAGATCGTCAACGAGTATGGTTTCAAGCAGGCAGAATGCAGAGTGGACGTCAGAG caccTGAAACACAAAAGACATTAAAAATCACCCAGGAAGTAAATGACGTGGCAGTTAGGGCTGGGGAGTCGGCCATGTTTGAGTGCTACATCACAGGACCTCCAGATGTGGATGTGGACTGGCTCTCCAATGGGAAGCTGATCCAGCCGGCACTGCTCAACTGCAAGATGCACTTTGATGGGAAgag ATGTCGTTTAATGCTGAATTCAATGCACGAGGATGACAGTGGGACATACACTTGCAAGCTGAGCACTGCTAAAG AGGAGCTGACCTCAAGTGCAAACCTAAGAGTCACTCCATCGAAGGAGCCGCTGTTCACTCGTAAACTGGACATCCTGGAGGTCATTGAAGGTCGTACTGCACGCTTTGACTGTAAGGTGAGCGGATTACCCGCTCCACGAGTCACATGGATGCATTTTG AGACTCCAGTGGAGGAAAGTGATAATGTTCGCATCCTTCAAGAGGGGGGTCGTCACTCGCTTGTCATCGCCCACGTCAGCAGTGACACAGAAGGCTTTTTCACGGCAGTGGCTGAGAACTTTCACGGGAAGTCTGAATGCACTGCTGAGCTGTACATGCAAGAGCCCAGAGCTgccatcacttcacacat GGCCAAGCTGGAGAAGATGCCATCCATCCCAGAGGAGCCTGAAATGCTGGAAAATGAAGTGGAGAAGAGGACCATGCCAGATTTCTTCAAACCTCTGGCTGATGTGGAGGTGATCGAGGGGAAAGAGGCAGTCCTTAAATGCAAAGTAGCAGGCATGCCCTACCCAACTATCTCCTGGTACCACAACGGCAAGCGCATAGAGAGCAGCGAGGATCGTAAAATGACTCAGT ACAGGGATGTCCACAATCTGGTCATCAGGAATGCTTGTCACGCTCATGGGGGAGTCTACAAGGCCGTCATTGCTAATAAAGTGGGCAAAGCAGCCTGCTATGCTCATCTATATGTCACAG GTATTGTTCCTGACCCTCCTGATGGGCCACCTGTGATCGAGGCCATAACAGGAAAAACTATCACCCTCAGCTGGAAGAGACCAAAGAGACTTGATCCTTCATTTG ATGCTGGCTCCTTGCTGTATGTGgtacagcagcagcctctgggcTCCATCCAGTGGTCCGTCGTGGTGTCTAACATAAGAGAGACCAACTACACTGTCACCTCTCTGTCAAAGGGAGTCCGCTACGCTTTCAGAGTGCTGACGTCCACAGGGAAGACGCTGAGCAAACCATCACCTGCTACTGATCTGGTCCAGCTGCTAGACAGAG GACCTTATATGAGGAAAGCACCAGTCATTACGGAGAAACCAGACGTTGTGTATGTTGTTGAGAACCAACCTGCGAACATCACTATCACCCTGAACCACGCGCATGCAGCCGTCACCTGGAAAAG GAGAGGCGTAGTGTTGGTCAGCAGACCCGGGATGTACGAGATGAGCATGCCAGACGATGACCAGCACACCCTGAAAGTACAGCGTGTCAGGAGCACAGACGTGGGTCAGCTGGTGGTCACTGCGAGCAACCAGTTTGGCAGCGACCTCTGCACCATTCAGCTGGCTATGGCAG TTGCTCCTAAATTTGAATCCATCATGGAGGATGTGGAATTGCACGTCGGGGAGACGTCTCGCCTGGCTGTCGTGGTTGAAGGGAAACCAGACCCTGATATACTGTGGTACAAG GATGATTCGCTTCTCTGCGAGAGCAGCCACTTCACGTTTGTGTACGATGACCCGGAATACTCGCTTGTCATCCTCAACGCTCAGCCCGAACACTCAGGGGTGTACACCTGCACTGCAAAGAACCTGGCTGGCTCCAACTCCTGCAAGGCTGAGCTCACAGTTCACACAG AGCGACAAGAAGCAGCCGAGCCAATGGAGGACGAGGGGACCATTCTGAGGAAAATGAGGCGTTTGACAGATTACTATCATATCCACAAAGAGATAGGGAG GGGGGCTTTCTCTTACGTAAAGAAGGTGACGCAGAAGAAAGGAAAGGCCGAGTTCGCAGCCAAATTCATCTGCGCTCGAGGAAAGAGGAAAGCCTTGGCTCTCAGAGAGATGGATCTGCTGTCCGAGCTGGACAACGAGAGGATCCTCTACTTCCAGGATGCTTTTGAGAAGAAGAATGTGGTGGTGCTCATCACTGAGTT atgTCACGAGGAGCTGCTGGAAAGAATGgccaagaaaacaacagtgatGGAACTGGAG ATCCGCAGCAGTGTGCAGCAGGTTCTGGAGGGTCTTCGTTATCTCAACCAAAAAAACATTATTCACCTCGACATTAAG ccagaaaacattttaatggcAAGTCCAGCCAGTGACCACATCCGCATCTGCGACTTTGGAAATGCTTTGAAATTGGGGGCTTCAGAGGATTATTACTGCAAATACGGCACGCCAGAATATGTTGCACCAGAGATTGTTAACCAAACTCccgtttccatagcaacagacATATG GCCTGTTGGTGTCATCACCTACCTCTG tCTTACAGGGGTGTCTCCGTTTGCTGGTGAGAACGACAGAGCCACTGCCTTAAACATCCGGAACTACAATGTGGCGTTTGAGGAGAGCATGTTTTCTGATCTCTGCAAAGAAGCAAAGGGATTTGTCATCAAGCTTTTGGTTGTGGACAGACT GAGGCCCAGTGCTGTTGAGTGCCTTCGTCATCCTTGGTTCAAG TCACCAACAAACAAGAGTATCAGCACAGCTATGCTGAAGCAGGTTTTGTCCAGGAGGCGATGGCAG CGCTCTCTGATCAGCTACAAATCCAAGATGGTGATGCGCTCCATCCCCGAGCTCCTCAGTGACTCGTCCAGCCACGTCTCCATCGCTGTGGCCCGGCATTTAAAAGAAGGctcccctccaccctcctcttcgTCAGACTCTGACGCAGACGTGGATGAGCTTCCTTTTATCCCCATGCCTCTGTCCATGGTCTTCTCTGGTTCAAGAGTCTCCCTTAATGAGATCCCAGGGGATGAGGATGTCACCGGTGCTGATGGGACAAGGAAAAACATAGCTGTAGTAGGTACCAGTGGAGGGACGAGTAAAAGGAtgaaagatgaagaggaaatCCCAAATGAAGAGAGAATTGAAAAGACAAATCGAGTTCCACTTCAAAAAGGATCCAGTGTAGAGTCTGATGAATCGCAGACAAAGGCAAGACGGGCTACCATGAGGAGAGGCAGCTCTGCTGATTCAGCACTGCTTCTCCACATTGACCCAGAAGAGGAAAATGCAGATCAGGCTTCAGAAGCAAGTAGCAAGAATCTGAAAAAGGCTGTTTCTATGGAGCTACCTAATCGCAGCCCAAGCCCTGGAGCAGCAAAGCTAAGCCAGGAGGATTATGCCCTGAAACTGGAACTGATGAGGCAGCGGCTGCTCAGAGGAGGAAATGTGGACAAAAAGATGAGTGGCCTGCGAGGACCCCTGTTCGAAACACTCGGCATAGAAGACGAGAGGCAGACGGGATCTTTAGATCGAAATTTAAGGAGATCTAGAACAGCAGAATCTACACTCACCAGGGCTGCATCTTCAGAGAGTACAGGAGAGGACATGCCAAAGACCAAAGTTTTTCGCAAAAGCGCCTCCTTCACTCAGGGGGACTCTGAGCCTATGCCCCTGCACCGCAGGTTCGGAGCCCCATTAGAGATCCCATCTGTGAGCAATGGTAGCGTAGATGGGAAGAAACTCCAGGAGGCAATTTCAATGTCTGCACTGACAGAGCAATCAACACTTGAGTCTGCACCAGGAAGATCGGACCAACAGCAGAAACATAGAGTGAAAGAGCAGGATGGGAAGACAAGGACCAAAACAGAGCCAGAACATGCAGATAAAGTAGAACCTGAGTCTAGATCGCCCTCTGTTATCACTCCAATAATTGTaatagaggaggaggatgaagtaGAAGAGAGCAAAAGAAACCAGGTGTTACATATTCATGAAAAGGAAATCACTCAAACACCTCCTGCTGCAAATGAGTCAGCAGATACATCACCTGAACATCCTGCGGTATTCTCCAAAGTAGCAACAGCAGACCAATCCCCTGGTTCTGTTTCCTCTTCATCAAACTCTGATCTTCCCACCATCGCTCGTCAGCCAGTGCTCAGAACAGATATCAAAGACATCGACTCAGAGGAGGTCTTTGAAGCAAGGTTTAAGAAGCGGGAGTCATCTTTGACGCGTGGCCTTCGAAAGCTGACCAGGAACAAATCAGAAGAGAGATCACCTGTGTTGAACCGAAAGGCAGCAGAAGGAGAGGAGGTTTACAGGCCAGGACCAAGGGGAGCACCTTTGGAGATGGTCTCCAAGGGGCTGCAGGAGAAATCCAAATCAGTTCAAGATCTAAGAGAAGAAGATAAGGAAACAGGCCTGGGGCTGATCGGGAGGTTGTCCTTACGGGCGAAGAGGTCTACATCTGTTGAAAAGAAGGGTGAAAAACCAAAGGAAGAAAAGCAGGAATCAGCTGCAAACAAGAGGGTTTCATGGGCTGTTGGTCGCAGTAAGTCTCTGGACACAAAGGAGCTGGATGAGAGAAAAGCTGAGGAGTCATCAGTTTCTGCAATGAGGCGTAAGTTTGAGTCCAAAGTAGCAGGAATCTCTGCCAAAATACGGACTCagtcagaggagaggaaggataAAGATAGCAAGGGGAGTCAGAAGGAGCTGCTTCAAAAAGATTcaaacaaagtcacagactCTCCTGTCCTGGCAATGAGGCAGAAGTTTGAAAACAAAGTGGCTGAAATATCTTCAAAAATCCGCAGTCAGtctgaggagaggaaaggagacgCAGAGGGAAGGAGCACACCGCTGTTCTCTCGCCACCGCCATTCACACTCAGAAGGCCGTGGGCTTAAGGGCATGGGCATCCCTGAGAATCAGCTGGCGACACAAACCAGCGCCGCCGCATCCAAGGAATCAGTGGACTCCACTTCCAGCATCCAATCTGAGAAAACCTCAGAGAGTGACAGAAGATCCCGATGGGACAGATGGGGTCGGACACGAAGCAGGAAGGAGAAAACTCCTTCCCAATCTGATCTGCCCTCATCAGTCCCcaaagaagaaacaaagaatGAAGAGTTCATCCGCTCGGCTTCAGATTTCGCTCCGGTGTTCCACATCAAACTCAAAGACCACATCTTACTGGAAGGGGAGTCTGTCACTCTGAGCTGCCTTCCAGCTGGAAGCCCCCCTCCAGAAATCACATGGATGAAAG acCGGAAGCCGTTGGAGGTGGATGACAGGATCAGCCTGATCTCCCACCCAGACGGCCGGCAGCTTCTTATGATCATGAAGTCCAACCACAAGGATGCTGGAGTTTTTGAATGTGTGGCGATCAATCAAATAGCGACCATCACTACCTCCTGCACACTTTCAATAGCTT GCCACCCAAAACGACCAGGAACCCCTGAAGTCCCTCAGACTTACAACAACACCGCCCTGGTGTTGTGGAAGCCAGCAGACACAAAATCCCCATGCAGCTACACtctggaaagaaaaacagaag GTGATTCTAAATGGTTAACTGTGGCCACTGGAGTGGCTGACTGCTACTACAACATCACAGACCTGCCACAAGGAGGCACCTTCAGGTTCAGAGTTTCCTGCGTGAACAAGGCCGGACAGGGGCCGTACAGCAACTGGTCTGCTCCAGTTAACCTGGACACATCAG GTGGAGGAGCTACGCCTGTGGTCGCCATAGTTAAAACAGTCCCTGAGCCTATTGTTACCTCCTCAGTCACTGTCCCTCCACTCAAACCAGTCCAGAACAATACCCCCAGAACCACAGTCTCcatcaccacctccacctctacTCCATCTCTCTCACCCAAAATGGCTGTCACTCCCACACCTCCACACTCCCATCCTTCCAGCCCTTCAGCAAACCCTCCCTCGCCATCTGGAGGCACAGCGCTGGAAAAGTTAAGCTCCGTTCTTCCTTCCTCCCCGACAGTCAAAGCACCTCCACCCTTTGTTCTTCCTAAACCCCAGAGTCCAGTTAATGTGGTGACCCCCATGACTCAGACACCTCCAACTCTTGTAACGCCGCCCTCAACTCCAACAAAACCAGCCGCAGTGCCCACATATGTCCCCACAAACACCACCGCCCATGTTGCCCCGACCCCCGTCTCCTTTACCCCGCAGGTGCTCCAGACCTCCAGTCTGAGCCCCATCGGAGAGGGAGCCAGTACCCCTACCCGAGGAACCCCCTCAGGACGTGCTACACCTTCCACTGCTCTACGACAAGGAGTTCCACAGAAACCGTACACGTTCCTAGAAGAGAAAGGAAG GGGACGGTTTGGAGTCATTCGAGAGTGCAGAGAGAACGCCACAGGTAAAATCTACATGGCCAAGATCATTCCCTACACTCAGGACAACAAGCAGGATGTCCTGAAGGAGTACGAGATCCTGAAATCTCTTCACAATGAGAAGATCATGGCTCTGCATGAGGCCTACGTCACACCACGCTACCTGGTGCTGGTGGCAGAGTACTGCACCGGCAAAGAGCTGCTGTTCAGCCTCATTGACAG GTTTCGTTACTCTGAGGACGACGTGGTGGGATACCTGGTGCAGATTCTGCAGGGAGTCGAGTACCTCCACAGCCGGCGCGTCCTCCATCTGGACCTCAAGTCTGACAACATCATGGTGACCAACCTCAACGCCATCAAGATTGTGGATTTTGGGAGCGCTCAGAGTTTCAACCCTCTCAGCCTCAAGCACCAGGACTCAGGAGCAGGAACGCTGGAATACATGG ctcCTGAGATGGTAAAAGGTGAAGTGGTTGGTCCTCCTGCAGATATTTGGACTGTTGGAGTTGTCACCTACATCAT GCTGAGCGGTCGGCTGCCATTTGAAGATAAAGACCCTCAGAAAGTTGAAACTAAAATCCTGATGGCCAAGTTCGACCCTACAAAACTGTATTCAAACGTGTCCCAAAGTGCCTCCGCTTTTCTCAAGAAGATGTTGAGTAGTTACCCATG gGCCCGGCCGACCACACGAGACTGCTTCACTCATGCCTGGCTGCAGGATTCCTACCTAATGAAGCTGAGGAGACAGACTCTCACCTTCACGTCTGGACGGCTCAAAGAGTTCCTGGTGGAACAACAGTGTCGTCGCACAGAGGACGCCACCAAGCACAAGGTGCTGCTACGCACCTACCAGAGCTCACCCCAGTCCCCTGGGTCTGGAACCGCACCACACATCCCCAGCTCAAAGTGA